One stretch of Bacteroidota bacterium DNA includes these proteins:
- the nuoH gene encoding NADH-quinone oxidoreductase subunit NuoH, whose amino-acid sequence MEISPVIEALIKILIVIFGILLPCVTYLGVQLERKLSAWIQNRIGPNRVGWLGLAQPFADIPKLFFKEDIVPAAANKFVHSLGPLISLTIAFSTFAVIPFGDTLPIVLNGVAYDIKLQIADVNIAVLYVLALSSLAVYGITLSGWSSNNKYSLLGGIRSSAQMISYELSLGLSIIGIVMLNNTLQLDDIVKAQSGYYLFGFLPNWNIFLQPIGFVTFFVAMFAETNRLPFDLPEAEPELVAGYHTEYTGMKFGMFMLSEYLALFAAASMITTLYLGGWQAPYIDYFNLPPILVSLLQLGAFFTKFALVVVFFMIVRWSMPRFRYDQLMNLGWKVMLPLSLLNIALTGLFILKPIHTWFN is encoded by the coding sequence ATGGAAATTTCACCAGTAATAGAAGCACTTATTAAAATCCTGATTGTTATTTTCGGAATTCTCCTTCCGTGTGTAACGTATCTTGGAGTTCAATTAGAACGTAAACTCAGTGCCTGGATCCAAAATCGTATTGGACCAAATCGTGTGGGCTGGCTTGGGCTGGCTCAACCGTTTGCTGACATTCCGAAATTGTTCTTTAAAGAAGATATTGTTCCGGCTGCTGCAAATAAATTTGTCCATTCGCTTGGACCGCTAATCTCTTTGACTATTGCATTTTCAACATTTGCGGTGATTCCGTTTGGCGATACCCTTCCCATTGTTTTAAACGGAGTTGCCTATGACATAAAGTTACAGATTGCCGATGTGAATATTGCCGTTCTTTATGTTCTGGCGCTTTCTTCGTTAGCAGTTTATGGAATAACATTGAGCGGATGGTCATCCAATAACAAATATTCGCTTCTCGGCGGAATTCGTTCCTCAGCACAAATGATCAGCTATGAACTTTCTCTTGGTCTATCGATTATTGGTATTGTGATGTTGAATAACACTTTGCAGCTGGATGATATCGTGAAAGCACAAAGTGGTTATTATCTTTTTGGTTTCTTGCCAAACTGGAACATATTTTTACAGCCGATAGGGTTTGTCACTTTTTTCGTGGCAATGTTTGCTGAAACAAACCGATTACCGTTTGATCTTCCCGAAGCAGAACCGGAACTTGTCGCAGGATACCACACGGAATATACCGGAATGAAATTCGGAATGTTTATGTTGTCCGAGTATCTTGCATTGTTCGCAGCCGCAAGTATGATCACGACTTTGTATCTTGGTGGATGGCAGGCACCATATATTGATTATTTCAACCTTCCACCGATACTTGTAAGTTTGTTACAGCTTGGCGCGTTCTTTACAAAGTTTGCGCTGGTTGTTGTTTTCTTCATGATCGTTCGATGGTCGATGCCGCGATTCCGTTACGATCAATTGATGAATCTTGGTTGGAAAGTGATGCTTCCGTTGTCGCTTCTCAATATTGCCTTGACAGGATTGTTTATTCTTAAACCTATTCATACATGGTTCAATTAA
- the nuoI gene encoding NADH-quinone oxidoreductase subunit NuoI, giving the protein MSDEKLLEKSELIRVKDLSFLQRAYVLEILKGMFTAVKQIFKPKFTIQYPEVKFEHAASFRGRPVLVEENGTERCVACGLCSRVCPALAIEVQAAETELTKERYPEKFEINMTRCIFCGFCEEVCPEEAIIMSNEYELAFSSQQESIFGKDRLLKSAEEMKPRLDFLRDHR; this is encoded by the coding sequence ATGAGCGACGAAAAATTATTAGAAAAAAGTGAATTGATTCGTGTGAAGGATCTTTCGTTTCTTCAACGTGCTTACGTTCTTGAAATACTAAAAGGAATGTTCACTGCCGTGAAACAAATTTTCAAACCGAAGTTTACGATTCAATACCCGGAAGTAAAGTTCGAACATGCGGCTTCGTTTAGAGGACGACCGGTGTTGGTGGAAGAAAACGGTACAGAGCGTTGTGTGGCCTGCGGATTGTGCAGCAGAGTTTGTCCGGCATTGGCGATTGAAGTGCAGGCAGCAGAAACAGAACTGACGAAGGAACGTTATCCTGAAAAATTTGAAATCAACATGACCCGCTGTATCTTCTGTGGATTCTGCGAGGAAGTCTGTCCCGAAGAAGCGATCATTATGAGCAATGAATATGAACTGGCCTTCTCCAGTCAACAGGAATCAATTTTTGGGAAAGATCGGCTTTTGAAATCAGCTGAAGAAATGAAACCACGATTGGATTTCTTACGCGACCATCGGTGA
- a CDS encoding glycosyltransferase gives MIEQLLFWLLIFLGSMYAIIHLCLWIGLNRLVNPHSESVEQPISVIVAARNEEKVIGSLLQSLVDQQYSSEKFEIIIVNDRSIDSTASIIEKFQKQYRHVRLITIEENTTDMPHKKNALRTAIEQSQFEILAFTDADCIVPKNWLRELSKQFMNDVGAVAGYSPYTLNTSNSFLRYEEYKNSLLAASAVELKNAFMCTGRNFAYRKKVYKEVNGFETIKHSISGDDDLFLQVLKRKTNWNIRYMISRESYVRTLPPSSFSQFVNQRTRHVSASKFYSKHIQLAYSVIHLFHLSVIIGFFISPLIALIFLMIKLNIDGALIAHGKTIFHEEFSTIEFSRNELLLVLYSFLIAPLGIIRTFEWKGTSAA, from the coding sequence ATGATCGAACAACTGCTCTTCTGGCTGCTTATTTTCCTCGGGTCAATGTACGCCATTATTCACCTGTGTTTATGGATCGGATTAAACAGACTTGTGAATCCGCATTCCGAGTCAGTTGAACAACCTATTTCCGTAATTGTTGCTGCCAGAAATGAAGAAAAAGTTATAGGATCATTGCTCCAATCATTGGTCGATCAACAATATTCATCTGAAAAGTTTGAAATTATTATTGTCAACGATCGATCCATTGATTCGACTGCATCCATCATCGAAAAGTTCCAAAAACAGTACCGTCATGTTCGTTTGATTACCATTGAAGAAAATACAACCGACATGCCGCACAAAAAAAATGCGCTACGAACAGCAATTGAACAATCACAGTTTGAGATTCTTGCATTCACGGATGCCGATTGTATTGTGCCAAAGAATTGGCTGCGAGAATTATCTAAACAATTTATGAATGATGTCGGCGCAGTTGCTGGATATAGTCCTTATACTCTAAACACTTCGAATTCATTTCTCCGATATGAAGAATATAAAAACTCTCTGCTGGCTGCCTCTGCAGTTGAGTTGAAGAATGCGTTCATGTGTACCGGAAGAAACTTTGCCTATCGTAAAAAAGTGTATAAAGAGGTGAATGGTTTTGAAACAATTAAACACTCCATCAGTGGTGATGATGACCTTTTTTTACAAGTGCTGAAACGAAAAACCAACTGGAACATTCGATACATGATTTCTCGTGAAAGTTATGTGCGGACACTTCCTCCCTCTTCATTTTCACAATTTGTGAATCAGCGAACGAGGCATGTTTCCGCAAGCAAATTTTATTCTAAACATATTCAACTGGCATATTCAGTGATTCACCTTTTTCATCTCTCAGTAATTATTGGATTTTTTATTTCGCCGTTGATTGCATTAATTTTTTTGATGATAAAACTAAATATTGACGGAGCACTTATTGCTCATGGCAAAACAATTTTTCATGAAGAATTTTCTACCATAGAATTTTCACGGAATGAATTGCTTCTGGTGTTGTATTCATTTCTGATTGCACCGCTCGGAATTATTCGAACATTTGAATGGAAAGGAACCAGCGCTGCGTGA
- a CDS encoding molybdopterin-dependent oxidoreductase: protein MPNVKITLDGVQYEVDNKKTIIEAARENKVHIPHFCWHEKLSASGNCRICLVEVEKMPKLAIACMTQVTDGMVVNTKNDRVINAREAVMEFILINHPLDCPICDEAGECKLQDYTYKYSKGFSRFVENKVHKPKRVDVGPHVMLDAERCIMCSRCIRFCDEIAGQHQLQFVQRGDRVELTTFPGEALDNPYSMNVVDICPVGALTNKDFRFKSRVWEMSFTDSVCNGCARGCNVEIGVRNNEILRLNPRKNDDVNSVWMCDHGRLNTWKDVNSEHRIKAPKIRKEGQLVEVGWDEAVAKVASELKSFNKNEIAFLGSSFATNEDNYVFAKFAREVIGTRNIDFSRLTEGADDAVLIRADKTPNASGAIAVGVVPHDNGLHFEQIISAVKAGKIKALYCLEDDIASLPGVEEALSNLEFFAVHATNHTKTTQYAHVVLAASTYAEKNGTITNFQNRVQRIRPAVTTLEQDRALDNFEMSRWDKFAAHNDKWGKGPRRDARPSWKIVTSIAGVMGTKYKFNNADDVFNEICQKVEGFKGLSYLKVGKKGAVLKQTHVTV, encoded by the coding sequence ATGCCTAACGTAAAAATTACTCTTGACGGCGTACAATACGAAGTCGATAATAAAAAGACGATCATTGAAGCCGCCCGCGAAAACAAGGTACATATACCACATTTTTGCTGGCACGAAAAGCTTTCCGCTTCCGGCAACTGCCGCATTTGCTTGGTGGAAGTAGAGAAAATGCCGAAGCTCGCCATCGCCTGTATGACACAAGTAACTGATGGGATGGTTGTCAACACGAAGAATGATCGAGTGATTAATGCTCGTGAAGCAGTGATGGAATTCATTCTGATTAACCATCCTCTCGATTGTCCTATCTGTGATGAAGCCGGTGAATGTAAACTTCAGGACTATACTTATAAGTACAGTAAAGGATTCAGCAGGTTCGTCGAAAACAAAGTTCACAAACCAAAACGAGTCGATGTTGGTCCGCATGTAATGCTTGATGCTGAACGCTGCATCATGTGTTCACGCTGCATACGCTTCTGCGATGAAATTGCAGGCCAGCACCAATTGCAATTTGTACAACGCGGCGATCGCGTTGAACTCACCACCTTTCCGGGTGAAGCATTGGACAATCCGTATTCAATGAATGTTGTGGACATCTGTCCGGTCGGCGCGTTAACCAATAAAGATTTCCGTTTCAAATCCCGTGTATGGGAGATGTCGTTTACAGATTCAGTCTGTAATGGCTGTGCGCGAGGATGTAATGTTGAGATCGGCGTACGGAATAATGAAATTCTTCGATTGAATCCCCGAAAGAATGACGATGTGAACAGCGTTTGGATGTGTGATCATGGACGGTTGAATACCTGGAAAGACGTTAACTCAGAACATCGCATCAAAGCTCCCAAGATCAGAAAAGAAGGACAGTTAGTGGAAGTTGGCTGGGATGAAGCAGTTGCGAAGGTTGCTTCCGAATTAAAATCATTCAATAAAAATGAAATTGCATTTCTCGGTTCCTCATTTGCAACGAATGAAGATAATTATGTTTTTGCAAAATTTGCCAGAGAAGTTATCGGGACACGCAATATAGATTTTAGTCGTCTTACTGAAGGAGCAGATGATGCAGTTTTGATCAGAGCTGACAAAACACCAAATGCCTCTGGTGCGATTGCTGTCGGCGTTGTTCCGCACGACAATGGATTGCATTTTGAACAGATTATTTCTGCAGTGAAGGCCGGGAAAATAAAAGCACTCTATTGTCTGGAAGATGATATTGCATCGCTCCCCGGAGTGGAAGAAGCATTATCCAATCTGGAATTTTTTGCCGTTCACGCAACTAACCACACTAAGACTACTCAATATGCTCACGTTGTTCTTGCTGCTTCAACATATGCAGAAAAGAACGGAACAATAACAAATTTCCAGAATCGCGTTCAGCGTATTCGTCCTGCCGTGACGACTCTTGAGCAGGACCGCGCACTAGATAATTTCGAAATGAGCCGATGGGACAAATTTGCAGCCCATAATGACAAATGGGGAAAAGGCCCTCGTCGCGATGCACGTCCTTCGTGGAAGATTGTTACAAGCATAGCCGGAGTGATGGGGACGAAGTACAAATTCAATAACGCAGACGATGTATTCAACGAAATTTGTCAAAAAGTTGAAGGCTTCAAAGGTCTTTCGTATTTGAAGGTCGGTAAAAAAGGTGCAGTTCTCAAACAAACTCATGTAACTGTTTAA
- a CDS encoding lysylphosphatidylglycerol synthase transmembrane domain-containing protein, translated as MKQFFSHPVVSTTLKVAVSILLLGGLIYYINLDDLITSLQNANSLYLIIGFGLAVLQLIVHFYRWRYLLRIITNNISNKDVITSLLVGFTAGFFTPAQLGEFAGRVASVPNVNKSHVIGITVIDKLYWAALTFIIGGTGLTLFIANYGIEYWHSSFQYIIIIALAAIAVIFLFPKTIKDLLKFLPDKIRNHRFYEMILVIENKLHNTNGRILFGLTFLLYAVILTEYYFLTIAFAPVSFINVIICASSVFFVKAVIFPISFGDLGVRESAAVFFFEKVGTSAAVAFSASLVMSFANIIIPAAIGALLVTRLKRK; from the coding sequence GTGAAGCAATTTTTCTCTCATCCCGTTGTTTCAACAACTCTGAAGGTTGCTGTTTCTATTCTGTTACTGGGCGGCCTTATCTATTATATAAATCTTGATGACCTTATCACTTCGCTGCAAAATGCAAACTCACTTTATCTCATTATTGGATTTGGTTTAGCTGTTCTTCAATTGATCGTTCATTTTTATCGTTGGCGATATCTGCTCCGTATTATCACAAACAATATTTCAAATAAGGACGTTATTACTTCTCTTTTAGTAGGCTTTACTGCCGGATTTTTTACGCCGGCGCAGCTCGGCGAATTTGCGGGACGAGTTGCAAGTGTTCCGAATGTCAACAAATCGCATGTGATAGGAATTACGGTGATTGATAAGCTTTATTGGGCAGCCCTTACGTTCATTATCGGCGGGACGGGATTAACACTCTTCATTGCAAATTATGGAATTGAATATTGGCACTCAAGCTTTCAATACATTATCATAATTGCCCTTGCCGCAATCGCAGTTATTTTTCTCTTTCCGAAAACCATTAAGGATCTTCTTAAATTTCTTCCGGATAAAATTCGTAATCACCGTTTTTATGAAATGATCCTCGTCATCGAAAATAAATTGCACAACACCAATGGCAGAATATTGTTCGGGTTGACATTTCTTCTCTATGCCGTCATCCTCACTGAATATTATTTTTTAACGATTGCGTTCGCCCCTGTCTCGTTCATTAACGTGATTATCTGTGCATCGTCTGTTTTCTTTGTGAAAGCGGTCATTTTTCCAATATCCTTTGGTGATCTTGGTGTACGGGAAAGTGCAGCAGTGTTCTTTTTTGAAAAAGTAGGAACAAGCGCCGCTGTGGCGTTCAGTGCATCGTTAGTGATGTCGTTTGCCAATATTATCATTCCGGCTGCGATCGGTGCTCTATTGGTCACCAGATTAAAACGAAAATAA
- the udk gene encoding uridine kinase, with the protein MRQLVIGIAGGTGSGKTSVTNKILERLHFTENVVVIQHDSYYRDLSSYNGITPDHINFDHPDSLETTLLVEHIKELRKGIPIEQPLYNFTTHSRMKETRHLEPKDIIIIEGILIFASLELRNLMDIKIFIDTDADERLLRRLKRDIIERGRSIDSVMNQYVTTVKPMHLEFVEPSKRYADVIIPLGSENLVGIDMVAVKIETMLK; encoded by the coding sequence ATGCGCCAATTAGTCATTGGAATAGCCGGCGGCACCGGTTCCGGAAAAACATCCGTTACAAACAAGATTTTGGAACGATTACATTTCACCGAAAATGTTGTTGTTATTCAACACGACTCGTATTATCGGGATCTTTCCTCTTACAATGGAATTACTCCCGACCATATCAACTTTGATCATCCTGATTCGCTGGAGACAACACTGCTTGTTGAGCATATCAAAGAATTGCGGAAGGGAATTCCGATTGAACAGCCGTTGTACAACTTTACGACACACTCTAGAATGAAAGAGACGCGTCATCTGGAACCGAAGGATATCATTATCATTGAAGGAATTTTGATCTTTGCTTCTCTAGAGCTTCGAAATTTAATGGATATTAAAATTTTCATTGATACTGATGCTGATGAGCGGTTGCTTCGTCGCCTGAAACGAGATATCATCGAGCGTGGTCGTTCAATCGATTCAGTGATGAATCAATATGTCACCACTGTTAAACCGATGCATCTTGAATTTGTCGAACCAAGCAAGCGATATGCTGACGTCATCATACCGCTCGGAAGTGAGAATCTTGTGGGAATCGACATGGTTGCAGTGAAGATTGAAACCATGCTGAAATAA
- a CDS encoding pitrilysin family protein: protein MSSAHQSYKKTTLANGIRVITEEITSVKSASIGIWINTGSRNETETSNGISHFIEHMMFKGTEKRNFQQIAQSLESVGGYMNAFTTKEHTCYYARVLDEYVEKAVDVLSDMIQFSTFPIKEMEKEKTVILEEIKRSEDDPDDLVQEYFEKHLFGGHPFARPIIGTSENVSRFTRDDLYSYTKKFYSNEKIILAAAGNITHGQLVKLAEKYLTRKKQSGEKFKTFSSLKPKRNSQEYSKPIQQAHVCTGTIAFSAHNKLRYPALVMNSVLGDGMSSRLFQQIREKHGLAYSVYSFLGLMNDTGSFGIYVGTDKKSVQKALDLSFAELHKMKTKLLSKSELQRAKAQLKGSMLLSLESTSNRMMRLGNGELYYGAYTPLDSIVKNIDSVSVEEVQTVSQQLFDMEKFTTVILNPELKN from the coding sequence GTGTCATCGGCACACCAATCGTATAAAAAGACGACTCTCGCCAACGGAATTCGTGTTATCACCGAAGAAATTACTTCTGTAAAATCTGCCTCCATTGGAATTTGGATCAACACCGGTTCCCGAAACGAAACCGAAACATCCAACGGTATTTCCCACTTTATTGAACATATGATGTTCAAAGGAACCGAAAAAAGAAATTTTCAACAGATCGCTCAGAGTTTGGAATCCGTCGGCGGATACATGAATGCATTCACAACGAAGGAGCATACATGTTATTATGCTCGAGTGTTGGATGAGTATGTAGAGAAAGCGGTGGACGTTCTTTCCGATATGATTCAGTTTTCCACCTTTCCCATAAAGGAAATGGAAAAAGAAAAGACCGTCATCTTGGAAGAGATCAAACGTTCCGAAGATGATCCGGACGATCTTGTGCAGGAATATTTTGAGAAACATTTGTTTGGCGGGCATCCGTTTGCACGTCCGATCATCGGCACTTCGGAAAATGTTTCCCGGTTTACCCGCGACGATCTTTATTCGTACACAAAAAAATTCTATTCCAACGAGAAAATCATTCTGGCCGCGGCAGGGAATATTACCCATGGACAGTTGGTGAAGTTGGCGGAAAAATATCTCACACGAAAAAAACAGAGCGGTGAAAAATTCAAAACATTTTCTTCGCTTAAGCCAAAACGAAATTCTCAGGAATATTCCAAACCAATTCAGCAGGCACATGTGTGCACTGGTACGATTGCATTTAGTGCCCACAATAAATTGCGATATCCTGCGTTGGTGATGAATTCCGTTCTTGGAGATGGAATGAGTTCACGGCTCTTTCAGCAGATCCGGGAGAAACATGGATTGGCATATAGTGTCTATTCATTTTTGGGGTTAATGAATGATACCGGTTCGTTTGGGATCTATGTTGGCACAGATAAAAAATCCGTGCAAAAAGCGCTCGATCTTTCCTTTGCTGAATTACACAAAATGAAAACAAAACTGTTATCAAAATCCGAATTGCAAAGAGCAAAGGCACAGTTGAAGGGGAGTATGTTATTAAGTCTGGAAAGTACTTCAAATAGAATGATGCGTCTCGGCAATGGGGAATTATATTATGGAGCGTACACCCCGCTTGATTCCATTGTGAAGAATATTGATTCTGTTTCGGTGGAAGAGGTTCAAACGGTTTCGCAGCAATTGTTCGACATGGAAAAGTTCACAACAGTTATTCTTAATCCTGAATTGAAAAACTAA
- a CDS encoding glycosyltransferase, giving the protein MSAFIEYISYLLLGLIFVYIRQIIFFYRGLSRLTNGTNSFHHSITIIIPARNEENNIGRCLESLQHQNYPKEKLNIIVVDDQSSDRTAQIVKEFSIRSPFIITLLHTDVTSTIRSPKIRALTMGIQHSLNEIIVTTDADCVASPEWISSINTYFEEHVGVVTGLTVYEKQKNLSPLFWGFQFLDFISYTAIAAGAIGMGRMLVSNGSNMAFRIQAFDDSGGFETLTHINTGDDSLLAQKIVEDGKWKARFAFDKRSEIKTQPVSTWKEVFYQRMRWVGQTAYYPPYMMFFMICTFIMFVSLAVVLPLTSIEWNIIPWLVFAANIFIDYFFMMRFALITKTTEAMKYFIPTAIIHIPFVLISTVGGYFFSFEWKERTLKKESQ; this is encoded by the coding sequence ATGTCCGCGTTTATAGAATATATTTCGTATCTCTTGCTCGGTTTGATATTTGTGTATATCAGACAGATCATCTTTTTTTACCGTGGACTTTCCAGACTTACAAATGGAACGAATTCGTTCCATCATTCAATTACCATTATCATTCCTGCGCGAAATGAAGAAAATAATATCGGTCGTTGTTTAGAGTCTCTTCAACATCAAAACTATCCGAAGGAAAAACTGAATATCATTGTTGTGGATGATCAATCTTCGGACCGGACTGCTCAAATTGTAAAAGAATTTTCGATAAGATCCCCATTCATAATCACGTTATTACACACGGATGTAACGTCTACCATTCGTTCTCCGAAGATCCGTGCACTAACAATGGGAATTCAACATTCCTTGAATGAAATAATCGTAACCACGGACGCAGATTGTGTTGCTTCACCAGAATGGATATCGTCAATCAATACATATTTTGAAGAGCATGTGGGAGTGGTAACAGGATTGACGGTATATGAAAAACAGAAAAATCTTTCGCCGCTTTTTTGGGGGTTTCAATTTTTGGACTTTATCTCTTACACAGCAATAGCGGCCGGCGCAATTGGAATGGGGCGCATGCTTGTGAGCAACGGAAGCAATATGGCGTTTCGCATCCAAGCCTTCGACGATTCGGGCGGTTTTGAGACGTTAACGCATATCAACACAGGTGATGATTCGCTCTTGGCTCAGAAAATAGTTGAGGATGGAAAATGGAAAGCCCGTTTTGCATTTGATAAACGTTCCGAGATCAAAACGCAGCCAGTCTCGACCTGGAAGGAAGTATTTTATCAACGCATGAGATGGGTCGGACAAACCGCATATTATCCTCCGTATATGATGTTCTTTATGATATGCACGTTCATCATGTTTGTGTCATTGGCAGTCGTGTTGCCATTAACATCGATTGAGTGGAACATCATTCCATGGCTCGTGTTTGCCGCAAATATTTTCATTGATTATTTTTTCATGATGAGATTTGCCCTTATCACAAAGACCACCGAAGCAATGAAATATTTTATTCCGACAGCAATCATTCATATACCGTTCGTATTGATTTCAACCGTTGGAGGATATTTTTTCTCCTTTGAATGGAAAGAACGTACTTTAAAAAAAGAATCCCAATGA
- the ald gene encoding alanine dehydrogenase — translation MIIGVPKEIKTNENRVGLVPVGVETLRQYGHTVYVETKAGVGSGFEDSAYIEAGAKIAKNPKELYHKADMIIKVKEPIKSEYNQLRRDQIVFTYFHFAASKELTVAMIKSQAVCIAYETVQKEDNSLPLLIPMSEVAGRMAPQEGAKYLERTMGGRGVLLGGVPGTEPANVIVLGGGIVGTNAAKIAAGFGAKVTILDNNLYRLRQLDDIMPKNVTTMMSNPYNIRKMIQTADLVIGAVLIPGAKAPKLIKKEMLKTMKPGSVIVDVAVDQGGCIETCKPTTHENPTFVIDNVIHYCVANMPGAVPFTSTIALTNATLPYAVELANKGWEKAVQQNKELKHGLNMVDGLITYKSVADAFNMKYTPVDTILR, via the coding sequence ATGATTATCGGAGTTCCGAAAGAGATCAAAACAAATGAAAATCGTGTAGGACTTGTTCCGGTCGGCGTAGAAACACTGCGCCAGTACGGTCATACCGTGTATGTCGAAACCAAAGCTGGTGTCGGCAGCGGATTTGAAGATTCTGCTTACATTGAAGCAGGAGCCAAAATTGCAAAGAATCCAAAAGAATTGTATCACAAAGCGGATATGATTATTAAGGTGAAAGAACCAATTAAATCTGAATACAACCAACTCCGTCGTGATCAAATTGTATTTACTTATTTTCATTTTGCAGCGAGCAAAGAATTGACGGTAGCGATGATTAAATCGCAGGCAGTTTGTATCGCCTATGAAACAGTTCAGAAAGAAGATAATTCACTTCCGCTTCTTATTCCGATGAGTGAAGTTGCCGGCCGTATGGCTCCGCAAGAAGGAGCGAAATATCTGGAACGTACCATGGGCGGAAGAGGAGTGTTGCTTGGTGGAGTTCCCGGAACAGAACCAGCAAATGTAATCGTCTTGGGTGGCGGAATTGTTGGTACGAACGCAGCAAAGATCGCTGCCGGATTCGGAGCAAAAGTAACAATCCTTGATAATAACTTGTACCGTCTGAGACAGTTGGACGACATTATGCCAAAAAATGTTACCACAATGATGAGCAACCCGTACAACATTCGGAAAATGATTCAAACAGCTGATCTTGTGATTGGCGCCGTATTGATTCCGGGAGCGAAAGCACCGAAACTAATCAAAAAAGAAATGTTGAAGACAATGAAACCAGGTTCTGTGATTGTTGACGTAGCGGTCGATCAGGGTGGTTGTATTGAAACATGCAAACCAACGACGCATGAAAATCCGACATTTGTCATCGATAATGTGATCCATTATTGCGTTGCAAATATGCCGGGTGCGGTTCCGTTTACTTCTACCATTGCGTTAACAAATGCTACATTGCCGTATGCAGTTGAATTAGCAAACAAAGGGTGGGAGAAAGCCGTTCAACAAAACAAAGAATTGAAACACGGTTTAAACATGGTTGATGGTCTCATCACGTATAAGAGTGTTGCCGATGCGTTCAATATGAAATACACACCGGTCGATACAATTTTGCGATAA
- a CDS encoding polysaccharide deacetylase family protein has translation MITHTGILHRTLFPSLLWRMPGKKIFLTFDDGPHSIATPVVLDILKKHGVHATFFLSGKNIEGREDIVCRIVNEGHSVGIHAFNHSRRLAFSKKETVTEIKKTEAILSRIVKEKVRLFRPPFGFFLWNTVSAAKELGYCLVMWSCLTGDFRNWTTEKITHVSLNHIANGSILVFHDNDLTQHKIGQILEHVIPEIQKRGFKFGAIR, from the coding sequence ATGATTACGCACACCGGAATATTACACCGCACACTCTTCCCTTCGTTACTTTGGAGAATGCCGGGAAAAAAAATCTTCCTTACATTTGATGATGGTCCGCATTCGATTGCCACACCAGTTGTGTTGGATATTTTAAAAAAACACGGTGTGCACGCAACATTCTTTCTGTCAGGAAAAAATATTGAGGGTAGAGAAGACATTGTGTGTCGAATCGTCAACGAAGGACATTCTGTTGGAATTCATGCATTCAATCATTCCCGCAGGTTAGCTTTTTCAAAAAAGGAGACAGTAACAGAGATCAAGAAAACTGAAGCGATTCTCTCTCGGATTGTTAAGGAAAAAGTTCGATTATTTCGTCCTCCGTTTGGTTTTTTCTTGTGGAATACCGTTTCCGCAGCGAAAGAGCTTGGGTATTGTCTTGTGATGTGGAGTTGTTTAACCGGTGATTTCAGGAATTGGACAACCGAGAAAATTACACATGTATCGCTTAATCACATCGCCAACGGATCCATTCTGGTATTTCATGATAATGATCTGACGCAGCATAAGATCGGACAGATTCTTGAGCACGTCATACCAGAAATTCAAAAGCGCGGTTTTAAGTTCGGAGCCATTCGATGA